In one Rutidosis leptorrhynchoides isolate AG116_Rl617_1_P2 chromosome 8, CSIRO_AGI_Rlap_v1, whole genome shotgun sequence genomic region, the following are encoded:
- the LOC139862842 gene encoding pentatricopeptide repeat-containing protein At5g48910-like, with the protein MAFQCLKSSRKPLSLLNQPYLTTSQINQIHAHLITSGSISDPFAAGKLLFSYITSNHSDLHYAYTLFESIPHRSTYIWNTMIRAYTEQAKSVHALSLFKRMLGFGFMPTNYTFSFVLRACADVYELKFGFLCHGLAIKLGWESYDFVQNGLVHFYAVCECVDCCRRMFDSCLNKDVVTWTAVINGYVKSGRVEVARQLFDEMPKKNNVSWSVMINGYVQVGLFKEALDVFNEMLCCGFKPNHSCIVVALSACGFLGALHQGRWIHEYIDKMKMEMDQILATALVDMYAKCGCIELAYRVFEEMPFRDVFAFTSLISGLANHGESARAIALLERMKREGIKPNDVTFICVLNACSRMGLVEEGLRLFESMKDVYGIEPGVQHYGCLVDLLGGAEMLEQAKKVVTEMPMEPDSYVLGALLNACRVHGDVELGVKMVEGLVERGLDRSGVHVLLSNIYASVNQWSNVEKLREKMFNEKVKKDPGCSLIEVDGVACEFVAGTKLLTDEIKLLSLAIDNHMRSYSFDFDIAHES; encoded by the coding sequence ATGGCATTTCAATGTTTAAAATCAAGTAGGAAACCACTCTCCCTCCTAAACCAACCATATCTTACAACCTCTCAAATCAACCAAATTCACGCCCATCTCATCACTTCCGGATCCATATCCGACCCGTTTGCTGCcggaaaacttttattttcatacatAACATCCAACCACTCTGACCTGCATTATGCCTACACTTTATTTGAATCTATACCTCATCGATCAACTTACATATGGAATACCATGATCAGAGCTTATACTGAACAAGCTAAATCTGTGCATGCTTTAAGCTTGTTTAAACGAATGCTGGGTTTCGGGTTTATGCCAACTAATTATACATTCTCTTTCGTTCTTAGAGCTTGTGCTGATGTATATGAACTTAAATTTGGGTTTTTGTGTCACGGACTAGCGATTAAATTGGGCTGGGAAAGTTATGATTTTGTTCAAAATGGGTTGGTTCATTTTTACGCGGTTTGTGAATGTGTAGATTGTTGTCGTAGAATGTTCGATAGTTGCTTGAATAAGGATGTGGTGACGTGGACTGCTGTGATTAATGGGTATGTGAAATCAGGGCGGGTAGAGGTTGCACGTCaactgtttgatgaaatgcctaagAAGAATAATGTATCGTGGAGTGTTATGATTAATGGGTATGTTCAAGTTGGATTGTTTAAGGAGGCATTAGATGTTTTTAATGAAATGTTGTGTTGTGGGTTTAAGCCTAATCATTCATGTATTGTTGTTGCGCTCTCTGCTTGTGGTTTTCTTGGTGCGTTACATCAGGGTCGATGGATTCATGAGTACATTGATAAGATGAAAATGGAGATGGACCAGATATTGGCTACAGCACTTGTGGACATGTATGCGAAGTGTGGGTGTATTGAATTGGCGTATCGTGTATTTGAGGAAATGCCATTTAGGGATGTTTTTGCTTTTACATCTTTGATTTCGGGTTTAGCTAATCATGGAGAAAGTGCACGTGCAATTGCGTTGCTAGAAAGGATGAAAAGAGAGGGGATTAAACCTAATGATGTTACATTTATATGTGTCCTTAATGCCTGCAGTCGAATGGGATTAGTTGAAGAAGGTTTAAGACTTTTTGAAAGCATGAAAGATGTTTATGGGATTGAGCCTGGTGTACAACACTATGGTTGTTTGGTAGATTTATTAGGTGGGGCCGAAATGCTAGAGCAAGCAAAAAAGGTGGTAACTGAGATGCCAATGGAGCCTGATTCGTACGTGTTGGGTGCATTATTGAATGCGTGTAGGGTTCATGGTGATGTTGAATTGGGTGTAAAAATGGTTGAGGGTTTGGTGGAAAGGGGTCTAGATCGTAGTGGAGTTCATGTTCTTCTTTCGAATATTTATGCATCGGTTAATCAATGGAGTAATGTGGAAAAATTAAGGGAGAAGATGTTTAATGAGAAGGTGAAAAAGGATCCGGGTTGCAGCTTGATAGAAGTGGATGGTGTGGCGTGTGAGTTTGTTGCTGGAACTAAGTTGCTTACAGATGAGATTAAATTATTGTCATTGGCAATTGATAATCACATGAGATCGTATTCTTTTGATTTCGATATAGCACATGAATCATAG